A region of the Candidatus Dependentiae bacterium genome:
CAAATCAATTGGTGTCCTTCTTGTCTTACCGGCCTTGCAAATGAAGAAGTGGTTAATGGCGGTTGTGAGCGTTGTGGCTCTGCGGTAGAGCCTAAAAAGGTTCGTCAATGGGTTTTAAAAATTACCGATTATGCAGAAAAGCTACTTGAAGGGCTTGATCGTTTAGATTGGCCAGAAAAAGTAAAATTGATGCAAAAAAACTGGATAGGCAAAAGCAGCGGCTTGATTTTTACATCACCAGTTAAAGACATGGACCTAGAAATAGAAACATTTTCTGCTCATTTTGAAATGTGTTATGCAGATACTTTTGTAGCCATAGCTCCAGATCACAAGCTACTTTCAGTCTTGCTAGATGGTGTTCAAAACAGAGAAGAAATCGAAAAGTTTTGCAGTACTATTTTAGCAAAGCGACTTGAGAAAAATTATTCAGGAAACGAAGTAGAAGGTATTTTTACCGGACGCTACATTGTTGATCCTTTGGGAAATGGAGATCTGCCGATCTGGGTCGCTAGCTTTGCGCTTGCTGACTACGGAACTGGAATTATTAAATGTTCTGCTCATGATCAACGCGACTTTGATTTTGCTAAAAAATATAATATTCCTTTAAAAGTTGGCATGATTCCACAAGATCTGTCAATTCAAAAACAAGTTGAAAATTTTGAAGTTTGTTTTACTGATGCAAGCAGTGGAATTTTACTTGAGCCAACGCCATTTAAAGGTAAGATTGCATCTGAAAGCAGACAAGAAATTATCGAGTATCTTGTTTCTCGTGGTCTTGCAAAAGAAAAAGTAAGTTATCGTTTGCGTGATTGGGTTTTTTCAAGGCAGCGGTATTGGGGTGAACCAATTCCTTTAATTCACTGTCAAGCATGTGGAGTCGTTGCAGTTCCAGAAAGTCAGTTGCCAGTTAGATTGCCAGAAGTTGAGCGCTATGAGCCAACGGGAACAGGCCAATCGCCACTTGAAGCGATTCATGATTGGGTAAATACTACCTGTCCGCAATGCAAAGGCCCGGGAAAACGGGAAACAAACACGATGCCACAATGGGCTGGATCATGTTGGTATTTCTTGCGGTATCCAAATCCAGATTTAAAAGATGAAGCTTTTTGCCAAAAAGATTTAAATTATTGGCTTCCTGTTGATCTGTATGTCGGCGGTGTAGAGCATGCAATTTTGCATCTTTTATACTCACGTTTTTATGTAAAAGTTTTATATGATGCTGGTTACTTGCCCTTTGATGAGCCATTCAAACATCTTTTTAATCAAGGAATGGTTTGCAAGCTTTCAGAAAAATCTGGTGCTGTAGAAAAAATGTCAAAATCTAAGGGAAACGTGGTCAACCCTGATGAGATTGTAC
Encoded here:
- the leuS gene encoding leucine--tRNA ligase, coding for MSYNFKDVEKKWQEQWEIKPYGVVDPKNNGKKYYCLDMFPYPSGSGLHVGHWRGYVLSDVYARIKVLQGYNVLHPMGWDAFGLPAENAAIKEGIQPKAATEKNIAVFKSQLKQIGAIYDWSKELNTTDPSYYKWTQWIFIEMFKRGLAYESMSQINWCPSCLTGLANEEVVNGGCERCGSAVEPKKVRQWVLKITDYAEKLLEGLDRLDWPEKVKLMQKNWIGKSSGLIFTSPVKDMDLEIETFSAHFEMCYADTFVAIAPDHKLLSVLLDGVQNREEIEKFCSTILAKRLEKNYSGNEVEGIFTGRYIVDPLGNGDLPIWVASFALADYGTGIIKCSAHDQRDFDFAKKYNIPLKVGMIPQDLSIQKQVENFEVCFTDASSGILLEPTPFKGKIASESRQEIIEYLVSRGLAKEKVSYRLRDWVFSRQRYWGEPIPLIHCQACGVVAVPESQLPVRLPEVERYEPTGTGQSPLEAIHDWVNTTCPQCKGPGKRETNTMPQWAGSCWYFLRYPNPDLKDEAFCQKDLNYWLPVDLYVGGVEHAILHLLYSRFYVKVLYDAGYLPFDEPFKHLFNQGMVCKLSEKSGAVEKMSKSKGNVVNPDEIVQMYGSDVLRMYILFMGPPELDCQWQDAGIEGIKRFTSRFITFVSSPTTLLQSGYEHSETTRRLSLLIKQVQERIAEFKPNTALASFMEWTNDAMKSDMKLSKDSLEKVLTLFSVFAPHASCELLEKLVGKDLTQCAWPSYDATLLIESNVT